One Quadrisphaera setariae DNA segment encodes these proteins:
- a CDS encoding SDR family oxidoreductase, whose product MELERPLGTVYVTGGSSGLGAAVVEVVTALGGTAAVIDRAAPPQGSAAAAHALADVSDSAAVERAVASLVEQVGPPTALFTAAGTDAVGRLEDVPTDRWEKVIGVNLIGTAAAVRACLPHLLAARGTVVTVASSLGLRAASDATAYCASKFGIVGFTRSLQLELAGQVGVTMLVPAGMRTAFFDGRTEQYRPGPDAALMDPRQVALSVVHALRQPVGTEVREIVVTVSTEPSWP is encoded by the coding sequence ATGGAGCTCGAGCGCCCGCTCGGCACCGTCTACGTCACGGGCGGATCCAGCGGTCTCGGGGCCGCCGTCGTGGAGGTGGTGACCGCGCTGGGCGGCACCGCCGCGGTCATCGACAGGGCCGCTCCGCCGCAGGGCTCGGCAGCGGCCGCGCACGCCCTCGCGGACGTGTCGGACTCCGCCGCCGTCGAGCGGGCCGTGGCGTCCCTGGTCGAGCAGGTGGGGCCGCCCACCGCGCTCTTCACCGCCGCTGGGACCGACGCGGTGGGGCGCCTCGAGGACGTCCCCACCGACCGGTGGGAGAAGGTGATCGGGGTGAACCTCATCGGCACGGCGGCCGCTGTGCGCGCCTGCCTGCCGCACCTCCTCGCCGCCCGCGGCACGGTCGTCACCGTGGCCAGCTCCCTGGGCCTGCGCGCCGCGAGCGACGCCACGGCGTACTGCGCGAGCAAGTTCGGCATCGTCGGGTTCACGCGCTCGCTGCAGCTGGAGCTGGCGGGGCAGGTGGGCGTGACGATGCTGGTGCCCGCCGGCATGCGCACCGCCTTCTTCGACGGGCGCACCGAGCAGTACCGGCCCGGCCCCGACGCTGCCCTCATGGACCCGCGCCAGGTGGCGCTGTCGGTGGTGCACGCCCTGCGCCAGCCGGTCGGCACCGAGGTGCGCGAGATCGTCGTCACGGTGTCCACGGAGCCGTCCTGGCCCTGA
- a CDS encoding glycosyltransferase family 9 protein → MTTTVLALRALGLGDALTGVPALRGLRRARPEARLVLAGPPETGGLLVDEGVVDAVLPVRGLAPLEPEALVRAAAEHPAVLGGLGPSTVDLAVNLHGRGPQSTAALAALRPRELVAFDRPGQPVWDGEAHEVERWCSLVRSLGGACGPEDLVLRDVPLGARTGPVVVHPGAASPSRRWPAERWARVVAALAGAGRVIVVTGGPDEAGACAEVAAAGAADLCGRLSLAQLLELVATSPLLLSGDTGAAHVATAARTPSVLLFGPTSPARWGPAVDHDRHRVLWRSRAGDAPGDPHGVSPDPVLLRTTVRDVLAGTVD, encoded by the coding sequence GTGACGACGACGGTGCTCGCGCTGCGGGCCCTGGGGCTGGGTGACGCCCTCACCGGCGTCCCCGCCCTGCGGGGCCTGCGGCGGGCCCGACCGGAGGCCCGGCTGGTGCTGGCCGGCCCGCCCGAGACCGGCGGGCTGCTGGTGGACGAGGGTGTGGTCGACGCGGTGCTCCCCGTGCGGGGCCTGGCTCCGCTCGAGCCCGAGGCCCTGGTGCGCGCCGCCGCCGAGCACCCCGCGGTGCTGGGCGGACTCGGCCCGTCGACGGTGGACCTCGCGGTCAACCTCCACGGCCGCGGCCCGCAGAGCACGGCGGCGCTGGCCGCGCTGCGGCCGCGCGAGCTCGTGGCGTTCGACCGCCCCGGCCAGCCGGTCTGGGACGGCGAGGCCCACGAGGTCGAGCGCTGGTGCTCCCTCGTCAGGTCCCTGGGCGGTGCGTGCGGCCCCGAGGACCTCGTGCTGCGCGACGTGCCCCTAGGCGCGCGCACGGGTCCGGTGGTGGTGCACCCCGGCGCCGCCTCACCGTCCCGGCGCTGGCCCGCCGAGCGCTGGGCCCGAGTGGTGGCCGCCCTGGCCGGCGCCGGTCGCGTCATCGTCGTCACGGGTGGGCCGGACGAGGCCGGCGCGTGCGCCGAGGTGGCCGCCGCCGGTGCCGCCGACCTGTGCGGGCGGCTGTCGCTGGCGCAGCTGCTGGAGCTGGTCGCGACGAGCCCCCTGCTGCTGTCCGGTGACACCGGAGCCGCGCACGTGGCCACGGCCGCGCGCACGCCGTCGGTGCTGCTGTTCGGGCCGACGTCGCCCGCGCGGTGGGGGCCCGCGGTCGACCACGACCGGCACCGGGTGCTGTGGCGCTCCCGTGCGGGGGACGCGCCGGGTGACCCGCACGGGGTGTCCCCCGACCCCGTCCTCCTCCGCACGACGGTGCGCGACGTCCTCGCAGGTACGGTGGACTGA
- a CDS encoding MarR family winged helix-turn-helix transcriptional regulator, translated as MQPTESASEPTVATGGDFEVREMLCLALHRASRAMTSQYRPLLAPHGLTYPQYLVITLLRLSGTTTVGGVGEELGLESSTLSPLLTRLAERGLVTRTRSTDDERRVEVSLTPQGKALGEELADVPWTVVGATGLTVPEIKGVVAQLTELVERLEGPAAI; from the coding sequence ATGCAACCGACCGAGAGCGCGTCCGAGCCGACCGTGGCGACGGGCGGGGACTTCGAGGTCCGCGAGATGCTGTGCCTGGCCCTGCACCGCGCGTCGCGGGCCATGACGTCGCAGTACCGGCCCCTGCTCGCCCCGCACGGGCTGACCTACCCGCAGTACCTCGTCATCACGCTGCTGCGCCTGAGCGGCACCACCACCGTGGGCGGGGTCGGCGAGGAGCTGGGCCTGGAGTCGAGCACGCTGTCCCCGCTGCTGACGCGCCTGGCCGAGCGCGGCCTCGTGACGCGCACGCGCTCCACCGACGACGAGCGCCGCGTGGAGGTCTCACTGACGCCGCAGGGGAAGGCGCTCGGTGAGGAGCTCGCCGACGTGCCGTGGACCGTGGTCGGCGCGACCGGGCTCACCGTGCCGGAGATCAAGGGCGTCGTAGCGCAGCTGACGGAGCTGGTCGAGCGGCTCGAGGGCCCTGCGGCCATCTGA
- a CDS encoding alpha/beta fold hydrolase: MPRLTVGRSSSGSSAEVDLYYEDHGTGAPVVLIHGWPLSGRSWEAQVPALVEAGHRVITYDRRGFGDSSQPWDGYDYDTFAADLDALLTHLDVAGATLVGFSMGGGEVVRYISRYGTSRVAKAVLAAAVPPYLYKSADNPDGGLDDDTIAQFQTGVKTDRIAFLEDFTTNFFSAGKGLTGAKVKVSEPQRQYARHIAEFASPKGTLDCITAFGRTDFRGDVSAVAAAGIPVLVIHGDSDAIVPLEVSGQRSHEAIPGSQLHVVEDGPHGINASHAEEFNRVLLGFLAG, encoded by the coding sequence ATGCCCCGCCTCACCGTCGGACGGTCCAGCTCGGGTTCCAGCGCCGAGGTCGACCTGTACTACGAGGACCACGGCACCGGTGCGCCCGTCGTGCTCATCCACGGGTGGCCGCTCTCGGGCCGCTCCTGGGAGGCGCAGGTCCCCGCGCTCGTCGAGGCCGGCCACCGGGTCATCACCTACGACCGCCGCGGCTTCGGTGACAGCTCCCAGCCGTGGGACGGCTACGACTACGACACCTTCGCCGCCGACCTCGACGCGCTGCTGACGCACCTCGACGTCGCCGGCGCCACGCTCGTGGGCTTCTCGATGGGCGGCGGTGAGGTGGTCCGGTACATCTCCCGCTACGGCACCTCGCGCGTGGCGAAGGCCGTGCTGGCCGCCGCCGTCCCGCCGTACCTCTACAAGTCCGCCGACAACCCCGACGGCGGTCTGGACGACGACACCATCGCCCAGTTCCAGACCGGCGTGAAGACCGACCGGATCGCGTTCCTCGAGGACTTCACCACCAACTTCTTCTCCGCCGGCAAGGGCCTCACCGGCGCCAAGGTCAAGGTCAGCGAGCCGCAGCGGCAGTACGCCCGCCACATCGCGGAGTTCGCCTCCCCCAAGGGCACCCTCGACTGCATCACCGCCTTCGGCCGCACCGACTTCCGCGGCGACGTCTCCGCCGTGGCGGCCGCCGGCATCCCGGTGCTGGTCATCCACGGCGACAGCGACGCGATCGTCCCGCTGGAGGTGAGCGGGCAGCGCAGCCACGAGGCCATCCCCGGCTCGCAGCTGCACGTCGTCGAGGACGGCCCGCACGGCATCAACGCCTCGCACGCCGAGGAGTTCAACCGGGTGCTGCTGGGCTTCCTCGCCGGCTGA
- the map gene encoding type I methionyl aminopeptidase: MASTSTAEHPVRSAAELETMRESGRVVALALQAVKAAAVPGVKLRDLDDIARTALHEAGAESSFFGYAPAWAPTPYKGVLCLSPNEVVVHGPPTGRKLADGDVLSIDFGAAVDGWHGDAAITVIAGTSTEEDRRLVAATEEALAAGIAAAVPGATLLDVATAIDAVAKRHGFAHLPDHGGHGIGRAMHEAPFVPNQPLAGARDVRLEAGHTIAIEPMLLAGSPEYRTARDGWSVVTRDRRRAAHAEHTVAVTDDGPVVLTAP; the protein is encoded by the coding sequence ATGGCCAGCACCTCCACGGCAGAGCATCCCGTCAGGTCCGCCGCGGAGCTGGAGACCATGCGCGAGTCGGGCCGGGTGGTGGCCCTGGCGCTGCAGGCGGTCAAGGCCGCCGCGGTGCCCGGGGTGAAGCTGCGCGACCTCGACGACATCGCCCGCACCGCCCTGCACGAGGCCGGCGCGGAGAGCAGCTTCTTCGGCTACGCCCCGGCGTGGGCCCCCACGCCGTACAAGGGCGTGCTGTGCCTGTCGCCCAACGAGGTGGTCGTGCACGGCCCGCCGACCGGGCGCAAGCTCGCCGACGGTGACGTGCTGAGCATCGACTTCGGCGCCGCCGTCGACGGGTGGCACGGTGACGCCGCCATCACCGTCATCGCCGGCACGTCCACCGAGGAGGACCGCAGGCTCGTGGCGGCCACCGAGGAGGCGCTGGCGGCGGGCATCGCCGCCGCGGTGCCCGGGGCGACCCTGCTCGACGTGGCCACCGCCATCGACGCGGTGGCGAAGAGGCACGGGTTCGCGCACCTGCCCGACCACGGCGGCCACGGCATCGGCCGGGCCATGCACGAGGCGCCCTTCGTGCCCAACCAGCCGCTGGCCGGGGCGCGGGACGTGCGCCTGGAGGCCGGGCACACCATCGCCATCGAGCCGATGCTGCTGGCCGGCTCACCGGAGTACCGCACGGCGCGGGACGGCTGGTCGGTGGTGACGCGCGACCGTCGCCGCGCCGCGCACGCCGAGCACACGGTGGCCGTCACCGACGACGGCCCCGTCGTCCTCACCGCCCCCTGA
- a CDS encoding DNA-3-methyladenine glycosylase 2, with protein MDLPFTPPLHADQLFGHLAATAVPGVEEWLPGQDPGSGALRRSLRLPGGPAVVVVHVPPPGATSVRVEITTTDPAEAPLAALLCRRLLDLDLDPALPDTALSEDPALAPLVAAVPGRRTPGSPSAEEVALRAVLGQQVSTAAARTHAARLVAALGEPAGSSGLRLFPSAGSVAALDDDAATRLLALPVRRRETLRNLARVLASGALDLRHVDDGGDPSRARAQLLALPGIGPWTAQTVTMRALGDTDAFLASDLGVLAAARALGLPGDARPLERKAAAWAPWRSYAVQHLWGVLPHAINALP; from the coding sequence GTGGACCTGCCCTTCACGCCGCCCCTGCACGCCGACCAGCTCTTCGGCCACCTCGCCGCGACGGCGGTCCCTGGCGTCGAGGAGTGGCTGCCAGGCCAGGACCCCGGCAGCGGCGCGCTGCGGCGCAGCCTGCGCCTGCCTGGCGGGCCCGCCGTCGTCGTCGTCCACGTCCCGCCCCCGGGTGCCACGTCGGTGCGCGTCGAGATCACCACCACCGACCCCGCCGAGGCACCGCTCGCCGCGCTGCTGTGCCGGCGGCTGCTGGACCTGGACCTCGACCCGGCCCTGCCCGACACCGCGCTCTCGGAGGACCCGGCGCTCGCCCCGCTCGTCGCCGCCGTGCCGGGGCGTCGCACGCCCGGCTCGCCGAGCGCCGAGGAGGTGGCGCTGCGCGCGGTGCTCGGCCAGCAGGTCTCCACGGCGGCGGCCCGCACGCACGCCGCGCGGCTCGTGGCGGCCCTCGGGGAGCCCGCCGGTTCCAGCGGGCTGCGGCTGTTCCCCAGCGCCGGGTCCGTGGCCGCTCTCGACGACGACGCCGCCACGCGCCTGCTCGCCCTGCCCGTCCGGCGCCGCGAGACGCTGCGGAACCTCGCCCGCGTGCTCGCCTCGGGGGCGCTGGACCTCCGACACGTCGACGACGGCGGCGACCCGTCCCGTGCCCGCGCCCAGCTGCTGGCGCTGCCGGGCATCGGCCCGTGGACGGCTCAGACGGTGACGATGCGCGCCCTGGGCGACACCGACGCCTTCCTCGCCAGCGACCTCGGCGTGCTGGCTGCGGCGCGGGCGCTCGGACTGCCCGGCGACGCGCGCCCGCTGGAGCGGAAGGCCGCGGCGTGGGCGCCGTGGCGCTCGTACGCCGTGCAGCACCTGTGGGGCGTGCTGCCGCACGCCATCAACGCCCTGCCGTGA
- a CDS encoding 2'-5' RNA ligase family protein, with protein sequence MSAAAVHRSHEGADGRPLVVTLALDEASQARLDDLRRAHFPADRNHLPAHVTLFHALPSAGAHRVQELLAEHAESTAAFEVRVGEVLRLGRGTALRLASRDLDALHARLLARLRSELGDESLTAQDRQRLRAHVTVQNKVDPVRARALADRLEVEVAPWTARAAALEVWRYDGGPWEPVETLPLR encoded by the coding sequence ATGAGCGCCGCTGCGGTCCACCGGTCTCACGAGGGCGCCGACGGGCGCCCGCTCGTCGTGACGCTGGCCCTGGACGAGGCCAGCCAGGCGCGGCTGGACGACCTCCGTCGGGCGCACTTCCCGGCGGACCGCAACCACCTGCCCGCCCACGTGACGCTCTTCCACGCGCTGCCGTCCGCCGGTGCCCACCGCGTCCAGGAGCTGCTCGCCGAGCACGCGGAGTCCACCGCGGCCTTCGAGGTGCGCGTCGGGGAGGTCCTGAGGCTGGGCCGGGGGACGGCGCTGCGCCTGGCCTCCCGCGACCTGGACGCGCTGCACGCGCGGCTGCTGGCGCGCCTGCGCAGCGAGCTGGGGGACGAGTCCCTCACCGCTCAGGACCGCCAGCGGTTGCGGGCGCACGTCACGGTGCAGAACAAGGTCGACCCCGTCCGGGCGCGAGCGCTCGCGGACCGCCTCGAGGTGGAGGTGGCGCCGTGGACCGCCCGCGCGGCGGCGCTGGAGGTGTGGCGCTACGACGGCGGCCCCTGGGAGCCGGTGGAGACCCTCCCGCTGCGGTGA
- a CDS encoding NAD-dependent epimerase/dehydratase family protein, which produces MLPQRGFRRAVVTGGAGFLGSHLCEELLARGTQVVCLDSFLTGGPGNVAHLAERYPSSQFRMVRCDITDFVHVPGDVDLVLHFASPASPIDYLQLPIETLKVGAIGTLHALGLAKEKGARFLLASTSEVYGDPQVHPQPEDYWGHVNPVGPRGVYDEAKRYGEAMTTAYRTTHDVDTAIVRIFNTYGPRMRPHDGRAIPTFIRQALAGEDITVAGDGMQTRSVCYVDDLVRGILALAGSGHPGPVNVGNPHEMTVKQIAEDVVAATGSRSQVRFVERPVDDPQVRRPDTTLARTLLGWEPAVPWQQGLASTVAFFSGLRQAA; this is translated from the coding sequence GTGCTGCCGCAGCGCGGCTTCCGCCGGGCGGTCGTGACCGGCGGGGCCGGCTTCCTCGGCAGCCACCTGTGCGAGGAGCTGCTCGCGCGCGGCACCCAGGTGGTGTGCCTGGACTCCTTCCTCACCGGCGGGCCGGGCAACGTCGCCCACCTCGCCGAGCGCTACCCGTCCTCGCAGTTCCGGATGGTCCGCTGCGACATCACCGACTTCGTGCACGTCCCCGGCGACGTCGACCTGGTCCTGCACTTCGCCTCCCCGGCCTCCCCGATCGACTACCTGCAGCTGCCGATCGAGACCCTCAAGGTCGGTGCGATCGGCACCCTGCACGCCCTCGGGCTGGCCAAGGAGAAGGGCGCGCGCTTCCTGCTGGCCTCCACCAGCGAGGTCTACGGAGACCCGCAGGTGCACCCGCAGCCGGAGGACTACTGGGGCCACGTCAACCCCGTCGGACCGCGCGGGGTCTACGACGAGGCCAAGCGCTACGGCGAGGCCATGACCACCGCCTACCGCACCACGCACGACGTCGACACCGCCATCGTGCGCATCTTCAACACCTACGGGCCGCGGATGCGCCCGCACGACGGGCGCGCCATCCCCACCTTCATCCGCCAGGCGCTGGCGGGGGAGGACATCACCGTGGCCGGCGACGGGATGCAGACCCGGTCGGTCTGCTACGTCGACGACCTGGTGCGCGGCATCCTCGCGCTGGCCGGCAGCGGCCACCCGGGCCCGGTCAACGTGGGCAACCCGCACGAGATGACCGTGAAGCAGATCGCCGAGGACGTGGTGGCCGCCACCGGGTCCCGCTCGCAGGTGCGGTTCGTGGAGCGTCCCGTCGACGACCCGCAGGTGCGCCGCCCGGACACGACGCTGGCGCGCACGCTGCTGGGCTGGGAGCCGGCCGTGCCGTGGCAGCAGGGCCTGGCCTCCACCGTCGCCTTCTTCTCGGGGCTCCGGCAGGCCGCATGA